The following proteins come from a genomic window of Populus nigra chromosome 6, ddPopNigr1.1, whole genome shotgun sequence:
- the LOC133696455 gene encoding probable phytol kinase 1, chloroplastic isoform X1 has protein sequence MALSSCTLTLSHSSLRRHVHKYTTTIHLSPPPSPPPHWNLPNPPVLPFRRLVSFPPYIPRSSVISATVPLLQDAGATATVLAGAYSLVRAFDTLTQRNLIQQSLSRKLVHILSGLLFAACWPIFSTSTQARYLASVVPLVNCLRLIVNGFSLVTDEGLIKSVTREGNPQELLRGPLYYVLILILCALVFWRESPTGVISLAMMCGGDGVADIIGRRFGSLKLPYNQHKSWAGSISMFICGFLISTGMLFYYSALGYFQLDWTWTIQRVALVALVATAVESLPITEVVDDNITVPLVSMVVSMLSFGY, from the exons ATGGCCCTCTCGTCTTGCACTCTTACCCTCTCTCACTCTTCTTTACGCCGCCACGTACACAAATACACCACCACTATCCACCTCTCCCCTCCTCCGTCTCCGCCTCCTCACTGGAACTTGCCCAATCCACCAGTACTTCCTTTCCGACGTCTCGTTTCCTTTCCTCCTTACATTCCTCGCTCCTCCGTCATTTCCGCCACCGTGCCTCTACTTCAAGACGCCGGTGCCACGGCTACTGTACTTGCTGGTGCTTACAGTCTCGTTCGCGCTTTTGATACCCTCACTCAGCGAAATCTCATTCAACAGAGTTTGAGCAGAAAACTAGTTCATATACTTTCGGGCTTGCTTTTTGCTGCTTGCTGGCCTATTTTCAG CACCTCAACACAGGCTCGCTACTTAGCTTCTGTAGTACCTCTTGTGAATTGCTTAAGGCTTATTGTAAATGGCTTCTCTTTGGTTACTGATGAAGGGCTCATTAAATCTGTTACTCGAGAAGGAAATCCGCA GGAGTTGCTGAGAGGACCTTTgtattatgttttgatattgattttgtGTGCTCTTGTTTTTTGGCGTGAGTCTCCAACTGGGGTGATCTCTTTGGCCATGATGTGTGGTGGGGATG GTGTGGCTGATATAATCGGTAGAAGATTTGGGTCATTGAAGCTTCCTTACAATCAACACAAGAGCTGGGCTGGTAGCATATCTATGTTCATCTGTGGCTTCTTGATTTCTACTGG GATGCTGTTTTACTATTCAGCCCTCGGATATTTCCAGTTGGATTGGACATGGACAATTCAGAGAGTGGCTTTAGTGGCTTTAGTGGCAACTGCTGTAGAGTCCCTTCCAATTACAGAGGTAGTAGATGACAACATAACTGTTCCTTTAGTAAGCATGGTGGTATCAATGCTAAGCTTCGGTTACTAG
- the LOC133696455 gene encoding probable phytol kinase 1, chloroplastic isoform X2 translates to MALSSCTLTLSHSSLRRHVHKYTTTIHLSPPPSPPPHWNLPNPPVLPFRRLVSFPPYIPRSSVISATVPLLQDAGATATVLAGAYSLVRAFDTLTQRNLIQQSLSRKLVHILSGLLFAACWPIFRELLRGPLYYVLILILCALVFWRESPTGVISLAMMCGGDGVADIIGRRFGSLKLPYNQHKSWAGSISMFICGFLISTGMLFYYSALGYFQLDWTWTIQRVALVALVATAVESLPITEVVDDNITVPLVSMVVSMLSFGY, encoded by the exons ATGGCCCTCTCGTCTTGCACTCTTACCCTCTCTCACTCTTCTTTACGCCGCCACGTACACAAATACACCACCACTATCCACCTCTCCCCTCCTCCGTCTCCGCCTCCTCACTGGAACTTGCCCAATCCACCAGTACTTCCTTTCCGACGTCTCGTTTCCTTTCCTCCTTACATTCCTCGCTCCTCCGTCATTTCCGCCACCGTGCCTCTACTTCAAGACGCCGGTGCCACGGCTACTGTACTTGCTGGTGCTTACAGTCTCGTTCGCGCTTTTGATACCCTCACTCAGCGAAATCTCATTCAACAGAGTTTGAGCAGAAAACTAGTTCATATACTTTCGGGCTTGCTTTTTGCTGCTTGCTGGCCTATTTTCAG GGAGTTGCTGAGAGGACCTTTgtattatgttttgatattgattttgtGTGCTCTTGTTTTTTGGCGTGAGTCTCCAACTGGGGTGATCTCTTTGGCCATGATGTGTGGTGGGGATG GTGTGGCTGATATAATCGGTAGAAGATTTGGGTCATTGAAGCTTCCTTACAATCAACACAAGAGCTGGGCTGGTAGCATATCTATGTTCATCTGTGGCTTCTTGATTTCTACTGG GATGCTGTTTTACTATTCAGCCCTCGGATATTTCCAGTTGGATTGGACATGGACAATTCAGAGAGTGGCTTTAGTGGCTTTAGTGGCAACTGCTGTAGAGTCCCTTCCAATTACAGAGGTAGTAGATGACAACATAACTGTTCCTTTAGTAAGCATGGTGGTATCAATGCTAAGCTTCGGTTACTAG
- the LOC133695632 gene encoding probable U3 small nucleolar RNA-associated protein 7: MGAKQENGYPEDILPPPEQELSHELDMKVKKYLRGEGADLEVLKDKKLKGQLYDRENLYGKSAKAAAKTEKWLLPSEGGYLEAEGIEKTWRIKQDTIGREVDISSAKNQYDIVLPDFGPYTLDFTSSGRYMAAAGRKGHLAVVDMKNMSLIKEMQVRETVRDVVFLHNELFFAAAQKKYPYIYNRDGVELHCLKEHGAVTRLQFLKNHFLLASINKFGQLRYQDVTTGEMISNFRTGLGRTDVMQANSFNGVVALGHSGGTVSMWKPTSAVPLVKMLCHPGPITAMAFHPDGHLMATSGKEKKIKIWDVRKFEVLQTIRGHAKTLDFSQKGLLAAGTGSFVQVFGDFSGSRNYSRHMGHSIVKGYQIGKVAFRPYEDVLGIGHSTGWSSILIPGSGEPNFDTWLANPFETTKQRREKEIHSLLDKLPPETIMLDPSKIGTVKSAKKKEKPTKKEMEADMEAAVEAAKGTAIKKKTKGKNKPSKIAVKKKEIVVRAKKPFLDQQMKEEEKVAKKKQKISEEISLPTALQRFARKKATA, encoded by the exons gttttaaaagacaaaaagcTCAAGGGTCAACTTTATGATAGAGAAAATTTATATGGAAAATCTGCAAAAGCCGCAGCCAAGACTGAAAAG TGGCTTTTGCCAAGTGAGGGAGGCTATCTCGAGGCTGAGGGTATAGAGAAGACATGGAGGATCAAACAGGACACAATCGGCCGTGAAGTTGATATCTCAAGCGCAAAGAATCAATATGATATAGTCTTGCCAG ATTTTGGTCCATACACTCTGGATTTTACTTCAAGTGGTCGATACATGGCAGCTGCTGGTCGCAAGGGGCACTTGGCTGTTGTTGACATGAAGAATATGAGCTTAATTAAAGAGATGCAG gtTAGAGAAACAGTGCGTGATGTTGTGTTTTTGCACAATGAGCTGTTCTTTGCCGCTGCCCAGAAAAA GTACCCATATATTTATAACAGAGATGGTGTCGAACTTCATTGTTTAAAG GAACATGGTGCAGTGACAAGGCTTCAGTTTCTGAAAAACCACTTTCTCTTGGCGTCAATAAACAAATTTGGGCAGCTGCGATACCAAGATGTTACAACGGGTGAGATGATAAGCAATTTCCGGACAGGTTTAGGCCGTACTGATGTGATGCAGGCCAATTCTTTCAATGGGGTTGTTGCTTTGGGTCATTCAGGTGGTACAGTAAGCATGTGGAAGCCCACTAGTGCGGTTCCCCTTGTCAAGATGCTGTGTCATCCTGGGCCTATCACAGCAATGGCATTTCATCCTGATGGCCATCTCATGGCCACGTCtggcaaggaaaagaaaattaagatttGGGACGTGAGGAAATTTGAGGTTCTCCAAACTATAAGAGGCCATGCAAAAACCTTGGACTTCAGTCAAAAAGGTTTACTAGCTGCTGGGACTGGATCGTTTGTTCAGGTTTTTGGAGATTTCTCTGGATCACGGAATTACAGCAGACATATGGGTCATTCTATTGTGAAAGGTTATCAGATAGGGAAAGTTGCATTTCGACCATACGAAGATGTTCTAGGCATAGGGCACTCCACGGGATGGTCTTCAATTCTTATCCCAGGTTCAGGGGAACCCAACTTTGACACATGGTTAGCAAACCCATTTGAAACTACTAAACAACGAAGAGAGAAGGAAATTCACTCTCTTCTCGACAAGCTCCCCCCCGAGACAATTATGCTGGACCCTTCAAAGATTGGTACGGTGAAGTCagcaaagaagaaagagaaaccaACAAAGAAGGAGATGGAGGCGGATATGGAAGCTGCTGTTGAAGCAGCCAAGGGAACTGCCattaagaagaaaacaaaggggAAGAATAAGCCAAGTAAAATAGCAGTAAAGAAAAAGGAGATTGTTGTAAGGGCCAAGAAACCTTTCTTGGACCAACAAatgaaagaggaagaaaaggtgGCTAAAAAGAAGCAGAAAATCAGCGAGGAAATTTCGTTACCTACGGCTTTGCAAAGATTTGCTCGTAAGAAAGCAACGGCATAA